In Suttonella indologenes, one genomic interval encodes:
- a CDS encoding DUF3108 domain-containing protein, producing the protein MGLYKKITLLGIALSASMSAWAVSSYRAVYDVQVRGIGAGQIVHEAFFTNVSYRIDTVAHPSLAAKMLGFGEARESVKGLLKGFSVQPQSYRRSMEGKPEYALYYRYEPDNLQVQISAQGKEAKAHAYDKDLNPLDSLSMVAQSLIDIENSRMPTEHTLVIEDEINSYHVQKLADENWKDAAGKPMKVQVYRQTNGNKQTQIYFAENPLRLIRLEQLRKGERRFSMTLTDYQTLQ; encoded by the coding sequence ATGGGACTTTATAAAAAAATCACTTTATTAGGTATCGCATTAAGTGCAAGTATGAGTGCTTGGGCGGTTTCGAGTTATCGCGCTGTCTATGATGTACAGGTACGCGGTATCGGCGCAGGGCAAATTGTGCATGAGGCTTTTTTTACTAATGTAAGCTATCGTATTGATACGGTTGCTCATCCTTCGTTAGCAGCAAAAATGCTCGGCTTCGGCGAAGCAAGGGAATCCGTAAAAGGTTTGCTAAAAGGCTTTAGTGTTCAACCGCAAAGCTATCGACGCTCGATGGAAGGCAAACCCGAATATGCGCTTTATTATCGTTATGAGCCGGATAATCTCCAAGTTCAGATTAGTGCACAGGGCAAAGAAGCGAAAGCACATGCCTATGATAAAGATCTCAATCCTTTGGATTCTTTGTCGATGGTGGCGCAATCATTGATTGATATTGAAAATAGCCGTATGCCGACAGAGCATACTTTGGTTATTGAAGACGAAATCAATAGCTATCATGTGCAAAAACTAGCGGATGAAAATTGGAAGGATGCCGCCGGCAAACCGATGAAAGTGCAGGTTTACCGCCAAACTAACGGCAATAAACAAACTCAAATTTATTTTGCTGAAAATCCATTACGTTTGATTCGCTTAGAGCAATTACGCAAAGGCGAACGCCGCTTTTCGATGACGCTTACTGATTATCAAACTTTGCAATGA
- the tadA gene encoding tRNA adenosine(34) deaminase TadA, whose amino-acid sequence MMSALSLSRDEYWMRHALAQAELAFAAGEVPIGAVIVIHDEMIAADYNRTISNCDPSAHSEILVLRAAAQHIGNYRLADARLYVSVEPCIMCMGAMIQARLPALIFGAYNEKGGACGSAYDLSREPTLNHHLHEVKGGVLAAQSRALMQAFFSQRRK is encoded by the coding sequence ATGATGTCAGCATTATCCCTTTCGCGAGACGAGTATTGGATGCGTCATGCGCTTGCGCAGGCAGAATTGGCTTTTGCCGCCGGCGAGGTGCCGATTGGCGCCGTTATTGTCATACATGATGAAATGATTGCCGCCGATTACAATCGTACGATTAGTAACTGCGACCCCAGTGCGCACAGTGAAATCTTAGTGTTGCGCGCCGCGGCGCAGCATATCGGCAATTATCGTTTGGCAGATGCCAGACTGTATGTCAGCGTCGAACCCTGCATTATGTGCATGGGCGCAATGATTCAAGCGCGTCTGCCCGCCTTGATTTTTGGTGCCTATAATGAAAAAGGCGGTGCCTGCGGCAGTGCCTATGATCTTAGCCGCGAGCCGACCTTGAATCATCATCTGCATGAAGTCAAGGGCGGGGTATTGGCAGCGCAAAGCCGCGCCTTAATGCAGGCTTTTTTCAGTCAGCGACGCAAGTAA
- a CDS encoding DNA recombination protein RmuC — translation MTDTLLFTAFALCISLISAAMIYISRALHSNRDKQIETLQQFAAHQQNQFGKLQDFILRQQEHGQLLQSQQQGALRNELNAQLARQNEHLHREIHHLSAITEKRLLDISAHVGERLEQGFHQQDHTVKDIIERLAKIDEAQKRLDQLAGDVGSLKDILQDKKSRGAFGESQLHLLIDNLIPAQYVSYQHTLPNGKRPDCLLHLPPPTGDLAIDAKFPLESYRKIAQAPQYAVQLAKDVKKHIDDIADKYICPPHTADGAILFIPAEAIFAELHANYPDIIDYAQHRNVWLTSPTTLAAVLTTAKAVLKDDATRRQAHLLREQLYLLRQDFVQFQERMNALARHIGQAQQDVNDIHRSAQSISEKFHQLDEYRGESPH, via the coding sequence ATGACCGACACCCTGCTCTTTACCGCCTTTGCGCTCTGCATCAGCCTGATTAGCGCCGCCATGATATACATCAGCCGCGCCCTGCACAGCAACCGCGATAAACAAATCGAAACCCTACAGCAATTCGCCGCCCACCAGCAAAACCAATTCGGCAAATTGCAAGACTTCATCCTGCGCCAACAAGAACACGGACAACTCCTGCAAAGCCAGCAGCAAGGCGCACTGCGTAACGAACTCAATGCGCAATTGGCACGGCAAAACGAACACCTACACCGCGAAATCCATCATCTCTCCGCCATTACCGAAAAACGCCTGCTCGACATCAGCGCCCATGTCGGCGAACGCCTTGAACAAGGCTTTCATCAGCAAGACCACACCGTCAAAGACATCATTGAACGCCTTGCCAAAATAGACGAAGCCCAAAAACGCCTCGACCAACTGGCAGGCGACGTCGGTAGCCTCAAAGACATATTGCAAGACAAAAAAAGCCGTGGCGCCTTCGGCGAAAGCCAGCTGCACCTACTCATCGACAACCTCATTCCCGCCCAATACGTTTCCTACCAACACACCCTGCCCAACGGCAAACGACCAGACTGCCTGCTGCATCTGCCGCCACCCACCGGCGACCTCGCCATCGACGCCAAATTTCCGTTGGAAAGCTACCGCAAAATCGCACAAGCCCCGCAATATGCCGTCCAGCTGGCAAAAGACGTGAAAAAACACATTGACGACATCGCCGACAAATACATCTGCCCGCCGCACACGGCAGACGGCGCAATTCTCTTTATCCCTGCCGAAGCCATCTTTGCCGAACTGCACGCCAATTACCCCGACATCATCGACTACGCCCAGCACCGCAACGTATGGCTGACCTCGCCCACCACCCTTGCCGCCGTGTTGACCACCGCCAAAGCCGTACTCAAAGACGATGCTACGCGCCGCCAAGCACATCTACTGCGCGAACAACTCTACCTGCTGCGACAAGACTTCGTGCAATTCCAAGAGCGCATGAACGCCCTCGCCCGCCATATCGGACAAGCCCAGCAAGACGTCAACGACATACACCGCAGCGCCCAATCCATCTCGGAAAAATTCCACCAACTCGATGAATACCGAGGCGAATCTCCGCATTAA
- a CDS encoding transcriptional repressor, producing the protein MTLHLADTEHILAAARAHCEKRGARLTTIREQVLRLILSYPYVVKAYDLLNGLQKLRGNAAPPTVYRALDFLVEMGILHRTESLNGFVFCPDFEHEHQSLITNCHRCGKTTEIAANQEIYQLIDFCAKHQFALSHAPVVLAGLCADCQQEEEEGADV; encoded by the coding sequence ATGACTTTACATCTTGCCGATACCGAACACATCCTTGCCGCCGCCCGCGCGCATTGCGAAAAACGCGGCGCGCGCCTGACCACTATCCGCGAACAAGTGCTGCGTTTGATACTGTCTTATCCCTACGTTGTCAAAGCTTATGATTTGTTGAACGGATTGCAGAAATTGCGCGGCAATGCCGCCCCGCCGACCGTCTATCGCGCCTTGGATTTTCTGGTGGAAATGGGTATTTTACACCGCACGGAATCGCTGAACGGCTTTGTCTTCTGCCCCGATTTCGAGCACGAGCATCAAAGTCTGATTACCAATTGCCACCGCTGCGGCAAAACCACGGAAATCGCCGCCAATCAGGAAATTTATCAATTGATTGATTTTTGTGCCAAACATCAGTTTGCGCTCTCGCATGCGCCGGTGGTGCTGGCAGGGCTGTGCGCCGATTGTCAGCAAGAGGAAGAGGAAGGCGCCGATGTCTAG
- a CDS encoding YggS family pyridoxal phosphate-dependent enzyme: protein MSSLIAAKLAAVQQQIQEIAAHCDRNPQSITLMPVSKTVAPETIREAIAAGYPLLGENKVQEIQSKAAALADMPHQVHLIGHLQTNKVKDVIGLVSCVQSVDSLKLAKKMQQRLEFVDSHLDILIQVNTSGEDSKNGIAPEQALDLIDAVCAFERLSIKGLMTIGANTDNEEAIRACFRQLRQLQIAAQHKYGAYSDFAVLSMGMSADMKIAIEEGSTLLRVGSAIFGARDYAAS, encoded by the coding sequence ATGTCTAGTCTGATTGCCGCCAAATTAGCCGCCGTTCAACAGCAGATTCAGGAAATTGCCGCACACTGCGACCGCAATCCGCAGAGTATTACGCTGATGCCGGTCAGCAAAACCGTGGCGCCGGAAACAATCCGCGAAGCGATTGCCGCCGGCTATCCGCTCTTGGGCGAGAACAAAGTGCAGGAAATCCAAAGCAAAGCCGCCGCCTTAGCCGATATGCCGCATCAAGTGCATCTCATCGGGCATTTGCAGACGAATAAAGTCAAAGACGTGATTGGATTGGTCAGCTGCGTGCAATCGGTCGATAGTCTCAAACTGGCGAAAAAAATGCAGCAAAGGCTGGAATTTGTCGATAGCCACCTGGATATTCTCATTCAAGTCAATACCTCCGGCGAAGACTCGAAAAACGGCATCGCTCCCGAACAAGCCTTAGACCTGATTGATGCCGTCTGCGCATTTGAGCGGCTCTCGATTAAAGGGCTGATGACCATCGGCGCTAATACGGACAATGAAGAAGCCATCCGCGCCTGTTTCCGCCAATTGCGGCAATTGCAAATCGCCGCGCAGCATAAATACGGCGCATACAGCGATTTCGCCGTGCTTTCTATGGGCATGAGCGCGGATATGAAAATCGCGATTGAAGAAGGCAGCACTTTGCTGCGCGTCGGCAGCGCCATTTTCGGTGCCAGAGATTACGCCGCATCATAA
- a CDS encoding TAXI family TRAP transporter solute-binding subunit: MKIFKTLALSLAITATVSAQAEVDRTGWPKSFTIGTASQGGTFFVYGSGWAGLIANELGITGAAEVTGGPTQNLALVHTGEMAFGLTTLGPAAEAIKGDSPLAPGMPMDNVCAMFPMYETPFSIVTLASSGIDSISKIPANAKIGFGPAASTADVYFPAMLEKLGAKFERRNGSWSDLSGQLQDGMIDMIGFAVGVPVPAVTQLEVQTKINILTLSDEELQTITDNFPVSAFTIPANTYKTLNEDAKAVSMWNFAIAACDLPESLVYEATRVTMENNERMIAIHNSAKTSIPENVSKNNALPFHPGAARWFTENGYAISPELIYKK, translated from the coding sequence ATGAAAATTTTCAAAACCCTAGCCCTAAGCTTAGCGATTACCGCCACTGTAAGTGCCCAAGCGGAAGTTGACCGCACAGGCTGGCCGAAAAGCTTTACCATCGGCACCGCCAGTCAAGGCGGCACTTTCTTCGTTTACGGCTCCGGTTGGGCGGGTTTGATTGCCAATGAATTGGGTATAACGGGCGCAGCGGAAGTCACCGGCGGACCGACGCAAAATCTGGCTTTAGTCCATACCGGCGAGATGGCCTTCGGCTTGACCACCTTAGGGCCGGCGGCAGAAGCGATTAAAGGCGACAGTCCCTTAGCGCCGGGTATGCCGATGGATAATGTCTGCGCGATGTTCCCGATGTATGAAACGCCCTTTTCTATCGTGACCCTAGCTTCTTCCGGCATTGACTCGATTAGTAAAATTCCGGCAAATGCCAAAATCGGCTTCGGACCTGCCGCCTCAACCGCCGATGTGTATTTCCCTGCCATGTTGGAAAAACTCGGCGCAAAATTTGAGCGCCGCAACGGCAGCTGGAGCGATTTATCCGGACAATTGCAAGACGGTATGATTGATATGATCGGCTTTGCTGTCGGTGTGCCTGTGCCGGCGGTCACACAATTAGAAGTGCAGACGAAAATTAACATTCTGACCCTAAGTGATGAAGAGCTGCAAACAATTACGGACAACTTCCCAGTTTCCGCCTTCACCATTCCCGCCAATACCTATAAAACCTTAAACGAAGACGCCAAAGCAGTGTCGATGTGGAACTTCGCCATTGCCGCCTGTGATTTGCCGGAATCATTGGTCTATGAAGCCACACGCGTCACCATGGAAAACAATGAGCGCATGATCGCTATTCACAACAGCGCCAAAACCTCTATTCCGGAAAACGTATCTAAAAACAACGCTCTGCCCTTCCACCCTGGTGCCGCACGTTGGTTTACGGAAAACGGCTATGCCATCAGCCCCGAGCTGATTTACAAAAAATAA
- the upp gene encoding uracil phosphoribosyltransferase, with protein sequence MRENKPFPENVHVINHPLVQHKLTTLRNKHTSTMEFRSIAAEIGLILAYEATRDLALQSVSIETPLELTEGQVLAGRKTCIISILRAGNGLLQGVLQLLPAAKVGYVGMERDEETHRPRAYYCKLPKAMQERTTLVVDPMLATGFSAIESIRQAKSLGAQDVRFLCLLATPEGIAAMHEALPEVPIYTAAIDRGLDENAYIRPGLGDAGDRLYGTL encoded by the coding sequence ATGCGCGAAAACAAACCATTTCCTGAAAATGTGCATGTGATTAATCATCCTTTGGTGCAGCATAAATTAACGACTTTACGCAATAAACATACCAGTACGATGGAATTTCGCAGCATCGCAGCCGAAATCGGTTTGATACTTGCCTATGAGGCAACGCGCGATTTGGCTTTACAAAGCGTGAGTATCGAAACACCTTTAGAGCTGACTGAAGGACAGGTTTTAGCAGGAAGAAAAACTTGCATTATTAGCATTTTGCGTGCAGGAAACGGTTTGTTGCAAGGCGTTTTGCAATTATTGCCGGCAGCGAAAGTGGGTTACGTGGGCATGGAACGCGACGAAGAAACCCATCGTCCACGCGCATATTATTGTAAACTACCCAAAGCCATGCAGGAACGCACGACATTAGTCGTAGATCCGATGTTGGCGACAGGCTTTTCTGCTATTGAGAGCATTCGCCAAGCAAAATCTTTAGGCGCACAAGATGTGCGTTTTCTTTGTTTGTTGGCAACGCCGGAAGGTATTGCCGCTATGCATGAGGCATTGCCGGAAGTACCTATCTATACGGCGGCAATAGACAGAGGCTTAGATGAAAACGCTTATATCCGCCCGGGCTTAGGCGACGCAGGAGACCGTTTATATGGGACTTTATAA
- the ggt gene encoding gamma-glutamyltransferase has product MTTIFTRKTALLSAALLLATQSALVGAKTAAPAAKPVYSDAIFSENAIHQPVWAANGMVASQQEQASQVGLEILQQGGNAVDAAVAVGFALAVTLPRAGNIGGGGFMMIYDAKTGETIALDYREMAPAKAFRDMYLDEAGNAVEEKSRFHGLAVGVPGTVAGLLKALEEHGSMSREQVLAPAIKLAADGIIVTPEFSNSLNGLKERLGKWESTRKIFFREDGNVLQPGELFKQPDLAQSLRLIAEKGAAGFYEGETAEKIVKAVNEAGGLMSVEDFKNYQAIKREPVKGQYRGYEIVSMPPPSSGGAHIIQILNILEGYDLKASGHNTAQTIHYMSEAMKLAYADRSEYLGDPDFVKVPLKGIISKDYAEELRGQIDPEKSRPSAEIKPGKPQPYESDQTTHYSVVDKNGNAVSNTYTINFSYGTGLVADGTGILLNNEMDDFSAKPGVPNGYGLIGGDANAVEGGKRPLSSMSPTIVLKDGKPYLVTGTPGGSRIITTVLQVIVNVIDHEMNIAEATHALRIHDQWLPDEIRVEHALNNDTIRLLESMGHKVERRAVMGSTQSIMITPQGLYGASDPRIPDAATLGY; this is encoded by the coding sequence ATGACCACTATTTTTACGCGTAAAACCGCACTACTTTCGGCAGCGCTTTTGCTCGCCACACAATCTGCCCTCGTCGGCGCCAAAACCGCTGCGCCGGCGGCAAAACCCGTTTATAGCGATGCTATTTTCTCTGAAAATGCCATTCATCAGCCGGTATGGGCGGCGAACGGCATGGTGGCCTCACAGCAGGAGCAGGCTTCGCAAGTCGGCTTGGAGATTTTACAGCAAGGCGGTAATGCCGTTGATGCGGCGGTGGCGGTCGGCTTTGCCTTGGCGGTTACATTGCCGCGCGCAGGCAATATCGGCGGCGGCGGTTTTATGATGATTTATGATGCCAAAACAGGCGAGACCATCGCGCTGGATTATCGCGAGATGGCGCCTGCCAAGGCGTTCCGCGATATGTATTTGGACGAAGCGGGCAATGCGGTGGAAGAAAAATCGCGTTTTCACGGCTTAGCGGTAGGCGTGCCGGGAACGGTTGCGGGATTACTCAAAGCCTTGGAAGAGCATGGCAGCATGAGTCGCGAGCAAGTATTGGCGCCGGCGATTAAATTGGCGGCGGACGGTATTATCGTTACGCCGGAATTTTCAAATTCTCTTAATGGCTTGAAAGAACGTTTGGGCAAATGGGAAAGCACGCGCAAAATCTTTTTCCGCGAGGACGGTAATGTTTTGCAACCCGGCGAATTGTTCAAACAGCCTGATTTGGCACAGTCTTTACGCCTGATTGCGGAAAAAGGCGCGGCAGGTTTTTATGAGGGCGAAACGGCGGAGAAAATCGTGAAAGCGGTAAATGAAGCCGGCGGATTGATGAGTGTGGAAGATTTTAAAAATTATCAGGCGATTAAACGCGAACCGGTCAAAGGACAGTATCGCGGCTATGAAATCGTTTCCATGCCGCCGCCGTCTTCCGGAGGCGCGCATATTATTCAAATCCTCAATATCTTGGAAGGTTATGATTTGAAAGCCAGCGGACATAATACTGCGCAGACCATCCACTATATGAGCGAAGCCATGAAACTCGCCTATGCCGACCGCTCGGAATATTTAGGCGATCCCGATTTTGTGAAAGTGCCGCTGAAAGGCATCATCAGCAAAGACTATGCCGAAGAATTGCGCGGACAAATCGATCCTGAAAAATCGCGTCCTTCCGCCGAGATTAAACCCGGTAAGCCGCAGCCTTACGAAAGCGACCAAACCACGCATTATTCCGTGGTCGATAAAAACGGCAATGCGGTATCCAATACCTATACCATCAATTTCAGCTATGGCACAGGCTTAGTCGCGGACGGCACAGGCATTTTGCTCAATAATGAAATGGACGATTTTTCCGCCAAACCCGGCGTGCCGAACGGCTACGGTCTCATCGGCGGCGATGCCAATGCGGTGGAAGGCGGCAAACGTCCGCTGTCTTCAATGAGTCCGACCATTGTGCTGAAAGACGGCAAGCCTTATTTGGTTACGGGTACGCCGGGCGGCAGCCGCATCATTACCACCGTGCTGCAAGTCATCGTCAATGTCATCGACCATGAAATGAATATCGCCGAAGCCACGCATGCCCTGCGCATTCACGATCAATGGCTGCCGGATGAAATCCGCGTCGAACATGCCTTGAATAACGACACCATCCGCTTGTTGGAAAGCATGGGGCATAAAGTCGAGCGTCGTGCGGTAATGGGCTCGACCCAATCGATTATGATTACGCCGCAAGGACTTTACGGCGCATCTGATCCGCGCATTCCGGATGCGGCAACCTTAGGCTATTAA
- the trpC gene encoding indole-3-glycerol phosphate synthase TrpC, translating into MTILDEIVAHKRQEVEAQKAMIDEEVLLAHLYSLCDSPRQFMHQMRRFQNLGRPAVIAEIKKASPSAGVIREDFDVPSLAKSYADGGACCLSVLTDKHFFQGSPLYLQQAREAVPLPILRKDFIIDRYQVLESRVLGTDCILLIAAILSDDQLREYTQLAQDLGMDVLVEVHDEAEFERAVQLPILAIGVNNRNLHDFSVSLDTSLRLQEKLPPDMFLISESGIAAKEDVARLQATDIHAFLIGGSLMKEENPGQALRHLISA; encoded by the coding sequence ATGACGATTTTAGATGAGATTGTAGCGCATAAACGACAAGAAGTCGAAGCGCAGAAAGCAATGATTGACGAAGAGGTTTTGCTTGCGCATTTATACTCTTTATGTGATTCGCCGCGTCAGTTTATGCATCAGATGCGGCGTTTTCAAAATCTGGGTCGTCCTGCCGTGATTGCCGAAATTAAAAAAGCCTCGCCGAGCGCGGGCGTGATTCGAGAAGATTTCGATGTGCCGAGTTTGGCAAAAAGTTATGCTGATGGCGGTGCTTGCTGCTTATCGGTCTTGACCGATAAGCATTTTTTCCAAGGCAGTCCTCTGTATTTGCAGCAAGCAAGAGAAGCGGTACCGTTGCCTATTTTGCGTAAAGATTTCATTATTGATCGCTATCAAGTATTAGAATCCCGCGTATTGGGTACAGACTGTATTTTACTTATTGCCGCTATCTTAAGCGATGATCAATTGCGCGAATATACCCAATTGGCCCAAGATTTAGGTATGGATGTTTTAGTAGAAGTCCACGATGAAGCGGAATTCGAGCGGGCGGTACAGTTGCCGATTCTGGCAATCGGCGTAAATAACCGCAACCTGCATGATTTTAGTGTATCCTTAGATACCAGTTTACGTTTACAAGAAAAATTACCGCCTGATATGTTTTTAATTAGCGAAAGCGGCATTGCGGCAAAAGAAGATGTTGCTCGTTTGCAAGCGACAGATATTCATGCCTTTTTAATCGGCGGCTCGCTGATGAAAGAAGAAAATCCCGGTCAGGCTTTACGACATTTAATTAGCGCTTAG
- a CDS encoding pseudouridine synthase, producing MKQNILRPAAGKSLWLFNKPYGVMCQFSGDGSRRTLKDFIEVPNIYPAGRLDFDSEGLVVLTDDGRLQARISEPRFKLPKTYWVQVEGEIDEAAVQRLRTGVMLKDGLTLPAQARRIAEPCLWAREPPVRFRKSVPTSWIELSISEGRNRQVRRMTAALGFPTLRLVRIAIGSWRLADLSLGGLIRIK from the coding sequence ATGAAGCAAAATATTCTGCGTCCTGCTGCCGGTAAGTCTTTATGGCTGTTCAATAAGCCTTACGGGGTGATGTGTCAATTCAGCGGCGACGGTTCACGGCGGACGCTGAAGGATTTTATTGAGGTGCCGAATATTTATCCGGCAGGACGCTTGGATTTCGACAGCGAGGGTTTGGTCGTATTAACCGATGACGGGCGTTTGCAGGCGCGCATTAGCGAGCCGCGCTTTAAATTGCCCAAAACTTATTGGGTGCAGGTAGAGGGCGAGATAGACGAGGCGGCGGTGCAGCGTTTGCGTACGGGAGTCATGCTTAAAGACGGGCTGACTTTGCCCGCCCAAGCGCGTCGGATTGCCGAGCCTTGTTTATGGGCACGCGAGCCGCCGGTGCGTTTTCGTAAAAGCGTGCCGACTTCATGGATTGAGTTAAGCATCAGCGAGGGCAGAAATCGGCAGGTGCGGCGTATGACGGCGGCGCTAGGTTTCCCGACCCTGCGCTTGGTACGCATTGCTATTGGCAGTTGGCGGTTGGCTGATTTATCATTAGGCGGATTGATTCGGATAAAATAG
- the trpD gene encoding anthranilate phosphoribosyltransferase: MKSAIAQLVKGQDLSGEMMQDCMRRMMSGQANEAEIAAFLTALTIKGETVEEVSAAAQVMRELALAVALPDKEAVIVDPVGTGGDGASLFNVSTAASIIASAAGVKIAKHGNIAASSASGSADVLRQAGVELTLSAQAVAEMIEECGFGFMFAQAFHSAMRHVAPVRRALGIRTVFNVLGPLSNPAGVKYHLFGVFSRAWLMPMAEVAKNLGAKKVLVVHSDNGLDEFSITHPNTYVEMQADGSLLEMRLDPLELEMRYNDHRALQVQDSAQSLALIEAIFDGGGPAIGLDMLALNAAAIFKVAGLCENWQDGIVLAKDTIRTGKAKAQLARIARFSQGIRR; the protein is encoded by the coding sequence ATGAAATCGGCAATCGCGCAATTGGTCAAAGGACAAGATTTATCAGGCGAAATGATGCAAGATTGCATGCGCCGAATGATGAGCGGACAGGCAAATGAGGCGGAAATTGCCGCTTTTTTAACCGCCTTAACAATCAAAGGCGAAACAGTTGAGGAAGTTTCTGCTGCGGCGCAGGTGATGCGCGAATTGGCTTTGGCGGTAGCGCTACCGGATAAAGAGGCGGTGATTGTCGATCCTGTGGGAACGGGCGGCGACGGCGCAAGTCTGTTTAATGTTTCAACCGCAGCATCAATTATCGCTTCGGCGGCGGGCGTTAAGATTGCCAAACACGGCAATATTGCGGCAAGCAGCGCTTCGGGCAGTGCGGATGTACTGCGGCAGGCGGGGGTGGAACTGACCTTGTCTGCACAGGCAGTGGCAGAGATGATTGAGGAATGCGGTTTCGGCTTTATGTTTGCCCAAGCCTTCCATTCGGCGATGCGCCATGTTGCGCCGGTGCGCCGTGCGCTCGGTATCCGTACGGTTTTCAATGTATTAGGTCCTTTGTCCAATCCTGCCGGCGTGAAATATCATCTGTTCGGTGTGTTTAGCCGCGCATGGCTGATGCCGATGGCGGAAGTGGCGAAAAATCTAGGTGCGAAAAAAGTCTTAGTGGTACACAGTGATAACGGATTAGATGAGTTTAGCATAACACATCCAAATACTTATGTAGAAATGCAGGCAGACGGCAGTTTATTGGAAATGCGCCTAGACCCACTTGAACTTGAGATGCGCTATAATGATCATCGCGCTTTACAGGTACAAGACAGTGCGCAAAGCTTGGCGTTGATTGAAGCGATTTTTGACGGCGGCGGTCCGGCTATCGGCTTGGATATGTTGGCATTAAATGCAGCAGCCATATTTAAGGTAGCAGGGCTTTGCGAAAACTGGCAAGATGGTATCGTGTTGGCTAAAGATACGATTCGTACAGGTAAAGCAAAAGCACAATTGGCGCGAATAGCAAGATTCAGTCAAGGGATAAGGAGATAA